TAACTTACATGGGTAATTCCACCTTCTTGACCATGCAAAAGGTACAATTGTTCCATGTTGTCCTCCCTATAAATAGCAGCAGTTTGACTGTAAGAACCCAAAGCTAGCATCCCAGAATGAAATGGAGAAAAAGCCACTGCAGATATAATACCTGCATTCATATAACCTGAATTATGTGCATCTCTTTGTACCATAGAATTTTCCCAGACATTTTATTTATAGATGTTATTGCTGCTGCCACCCCCACCTTCCCggcaaaaaaaaaacttcagaAGCCCTGATTTGAAAATTACCTGTTTGGCCTTCCTTTTTATCTTTTACTGTTGAATACAATTCAAAATCTCTACCAGGTCGATGTAAATCAAACATCCTAATACATTTGTTGTATCCAGCAAATATCCTACAAGACAAGGCAATAGTTTAAATAACTTTCACAAACACCTTCATCACTCATAATAAAGTAAACCAAAAATCATACCACATTTTTGAAAAACTGCTCCTAAGCATTACATATCTTCTAGAATTTTAATAGTGTAACTCACTTAGGTAAGGTAAAGTTATTTGCCAATAGCATTTGAACATAAAAACCCAAGGGATGCCAGTATATTCAAATGCCCTGGTAAATATGTTTTAGTGATTGTGAATATAGTTAAATGTGTCTTTCATCCTccaagatattttttatttgggtTTGGTACCTCCCTATAAAGTTTACGTTCCTTATCACCACACATGTCACCTTATAATGCTCATTGATGTAACATGGCTACGTCATCACTAAAAGGCAACAGTCTGGCACAGaccatttttcaaatttattagaAATAAAACCAACAAAAAATTGAACTGCAAACAAGATTAGCCATATTTGCAAGGATTAGAAACATAAGTAAGCATAAATGTCCTAGAGAACGTTTATGAAAACTTGATGAGGAAAAATTATGGGACCTGTGGGCATGAAATATGAGTTATTATCATAGAAATATTGTGTTGTGCATCTACAATTTGCAAATTATTGGTACTTGAAAGAAACAAATAGCTTACTTATTCCCTGCAGGATTAAAAGCAATTGAAAAAGCAGCTGTAATTTCATCCATTGCATCATATGCCCGATATGTGCAACGCAACTGCAAGTTTCACCAAAAACAATGGTCAAAAACCATAATAGCAGCACAAAAACCATAATGCACCTTCAAAGCTGCCAATAATATTTGTTCTTAGCAGTAACATTTGAGATTTTAAAAAACGTTCCACGACTGGGATTTTATTTGCAACATCAATGTTTATGGTGTCCTCAATTCCATGCAATACCAAGTAACGACGAAATCACAACTGTTACCGTGACCATTtcttaaaacattggtagcatTACTAACACTTCAAAGAAAAACTATATCCCCATTCAACCAGTGCTACATTTATCCGTCACCTTAATATTCCATTCCATTTTTTAACTTCGATACTTTCGCAAATCATTCAATGGCTCTAGGACGTCAAACAGTTTAAGCACAAAACTGAAATGAGAAACAAAGAAAGTACCTGGCCAGAGGTAGCATCCCATAAATGAATCGGATGGTCCCGAGTAGTAGTCGCAAAAACATTGGTCACCAGATCTTCAAATATCCAATACCATAGACCGATTAACACCATCACTATCAGTTATTAAGACgcatagaaaacaaaatattttcttaccAGAGGAAGACATGTAAGGATACCAACAGAAATCGTGTATAGACTCTCCTTCATGCATGACTACGTTTGCGGCAAAGGAATCTGcagacaacaacaacaacaaacaatGAACACGCGAACTTCATATAGCAGTTAATCGCGTTCGCTTGTTTACATATTCGGAACAGCGCGATTACCGTCGTCGGAAGCAGCAACGGGAGCTTCGCTTTCGGTTCCCGGTCTGCGAGGGGAAAGCGAAGTGAATTATTTGTACAGAATTACAAGATTAGATATAGTGAGATCGGAATGGAGTTTGCGAAGAGAAGGCTTACGGCGCGAAGAGGCGGAGAGTATTGTCCTCGGAAGAGGTGAGGAAGCAAGAACCGTCAGGTGACCTAACAGAGAAGCAGAAGTTGAATTGGAAATTGAGAAAGGTAGTAGAAGATAAAGGAGAGTGAGAGTGTAGCGTACCATTTAACGGCCTTGTGGAAATTGTTAGGGTTGGAGGGAGTGATGAACTGACGGTGGAAATGGTAGGTTCTGTGAGGAGAGACTTCAAAGCGAAGCGCGGGGAAGGAGTACTCTTcgttggtgttggtgttggcTTCATTGGATTCGGATTGGACCACATTTTCTTCTTCCATCGCTACTGCACAACCACGCTCTTTGTGCTGCTACCGGATTTGCTGAAACCTTTAACTATAAGCGCCAAAACTCACTCCCTCACACttccaatttttttgttttttttaattaaaaaaattagataaataaaatatatttatttatatcttaTACCTAGTAAAgcgttaaaaaaaatcataatgagAAGAAGGAATTGGAGGTGAAtctttaactattatttttacactaaataatttatttacttcAACACCAGGacttatttataaatgaatttttatttacttcTCATACATATTTCTACTTATCTTTTAAAGTTTAACGTAATAGTAGTTGAATATGAGATGTTTAAATTCtaataagaatatttaatatGTACTTTAAGGTTttcgtaaaaaaaaaataggttaCATGAGTTTATGGTTTTTTATGATAACtcaaattttaacaaatttatcaACCAACCAGATGgataagtttttaattattaataaccTTAAAATCAACTTAGGAgatatgtaaaagaaaaactacAAACACACTTAAAAGATGaaacaaaaaatacaataagCACTCAGAGATATAATTTAATACTCTCATAGAGTACAACAAAATATCACAAATGAGTTGGAGTTTATCTAACAAGAAGGTGAACTCATAATTCTTTAAGAAAAACATATAACCTTAATTGAAAAACCACAATAAAAAGTATACTAACTAGTTATTAATGGTGATTATGCATAATCTGTGTATAATAATGTCTctcaaattaaaatgataattaGCTCATCAAGTTTAACACTTACATTCAAAGAAAGAACAAAAGAAAAGGAGTCTCAACATCCAGAGATAGTTATAGAATCTCATCTACCTTCATAACCAACAATTGATCATTCACACCAAATGACTCTCCAACATGATTTGGGAAAGGAAGAGTATTCTCTCATGGAGAATACCATGAATGTATCTCTCCCTTTAATCATGGAGAGTTATGGTGGTTCAACAAATTCTAACAACCATGTTAGACCATACAAAATGCAAGGTTAGCCTCTACACCAACAATATCCTATGTACATGCTCATCAAAGGTGATACTTCTTATATCATTCTCAGCATAATGCAAACAATAAACCTACTAAAAGTCATCATATTCATTCCACACAGAACCATGCACTTAGCAATTAAGCTAAACTTCATTATATAATCCAAGGACACACCACAATGCAATCACATTCAATTTCGAGAAAAACCAACTTTCATTATGAGTTAATTAAACTACTATATGTTAACAAATTGAGACATCAATGTCGCCTTATGATGATATGATAGATTTAGTATTAAATTGTTATACTTtgatagtttcttttatatattttgttactttCTTGGATTACTATTACGTTTAGTTTTAACTCAATGAAGAATTATGTAATGATTATTTTCCTAATTATGTAGCTTGGAAAAGAGTTATACAATAAAACAAACATTGAGTAATCAATAATGAATCAACTAAAAAATGAGCTATATAGTAGTAATACTTGAAAACAAGTGTTAAGTATTTCACAATTagactaataaaaaaatgttatacaaTATAAAACTTTAATCACTAAACCCTAAAACCTTAAAAATAAGTGTTAATAACTCAAAAATTGATCTTAACTTGCAAATTAATTATTATGCAATTATTAGGAAAAAAGTTCTATTATTGAGTTTTATTATCATTGAGTTGCTTGACCATTTGTTAGAAGTTTGATAACGATTCATCCAACATGTTTTGTAGCACAAATAGATAAACTAATTCAATATCCATAGGTTGAACGCGAGTCAGGAGACAAGTCCTGAACTGAACTCTAGAATTTAGAATgaacattttattaaataatatacatataaatatgTAGAATGAACATTTATccatagaaaattattaaatagattgGTTGGTTTTTGTAAAACATTTTTATCATATATCATAAATGGATAAATAGTTTAACTTTTACCTATccattataatttaattttaatttattatccaCTCAAGACCCTGTCTTGATTCATGACCTTATCTTTTAATAGAGAAAAAACATAACAGTTCACACATACAGAAGCCACGTAGGATACAGAAAAAAATGTCAGGAACTCAATTAAAGATCTAAAATTCTCCAAAATAGGCAAGTTAGATAGTGCAAGGCAAACGATGcctttttttaagtatttactACGCATGTTCCAAATCACATTGCATTATGTCACTGATGCATATGAATCATAGGTAATAAGGGTATAATATGCAAACTTATTGAGTGGAATAACTGGAATGTACGCTTACAACAATTAACACCTGGGATTTCTTAGACAAGAAGCtgtgagataaaaaaaaaaggtgtaCTAAGAGCTTCTCAGATACGAATCATTCTTAAAACTTGAATATGAGGGAAGATCAAGAGCCCTTTCAGCGACTCTGCGGTCTTCATGAATTTTAGCTACCAAGCTTTCAAGGGATGGGAAATTGGCCTGTTATGCACAATGGCCATTAGTGAAACTTTCTAAGTATACGGGGGACAGTACAATACAAGGATGACAAAGAAAAATTGTAGGAGAAATACTCATTCAGTTAATACCTCGGGACGTATGTAACCAACTATAACAAGCCGCAGTTCTTCCCCATAGAAATTCTCGTTAAAGTCATGAAGTAACCATGGTTCCTACAGTAAAAAGGCagaatataatatgaaaattcaTTGGTAAATATAGTTATAGTTGGGGGTAGATAATAACACTTACTATAGTCTTTTCTTTGTTGTTATAATATGGATTCCAACCAATGCTCatcaccattttaaaaacaccTCTTGCTGGCAATCCAGCCCAACCAAAATAAACTCCCGCAGGATGTTCTGAAAGGAGATCTGAATATCCCTTTGTCGATAAATTTGCTGGAAGAAAATAGTGTACACATtactattaatataaaaatacacCAAAGATTATTTAAGACAGTATAATAGACCAGCAATTGTTCAAaaaataagttgaaacaaaGTACAAACCTGTAGGGATCCCAAGTTCCTTCGAGCCACGACCAAATCCCTTGACAACAGGACCACCAATATACCAAGGATCTAGGGGCAAAGTTCCCTCCACCCCTGCAGTAATTTAGAATACTAGTTCAAATAAAAGAAACACTAACAAATGTAAAGAGGACTATCTTAAAGTATTTGGGGTTTACAATCTTCAAAGGGAGGCAGACCCCACTTTTCGAGTTGCAAATCAAGTAGGGAATTGATCACCTCATCTGCTGCGGTGTAGAGATGCGACTGTTTTGGAAGTGATGGTACAGCAACTACTTTCATTTCAGCAGTTTTACCTGCAGTAACCCCAGGTCTGAAGTAGCGAAGTATACATGTTTTTAGAAAGATatgaaggaaaaaaaagtgTCCAGAAGGCATAGAGAAAAAAATCTAGGATAAAAATCGTCATTCAATTTTAGAAACCTGGTGGGAAATAAGCAGGCGATCTTTGGCTATTATAAATTATGCTATGATATTTACAACATGAATCACTGTGGTCAATAGGGAGAGGGGTAACCATAATGCAGTAAGAGTTAAACAGTGATTATTTTGTCTACCTTTTCAAAGATACAAATAACTTGAAAGTGAAAGAAGAAtcctttaaaattaatattttaaactgAATTCCCAGTCCAGCTCAAAGTATCAAAGGGTAGGTTTGTGGGATGGAGACATAGTTTTAGAAAGTGGTAAGAAGTAAAGACCTAAATCAATTAAGCAAGGAGATACcgaaaaaataagttttaatcgTAATAGAGAAAATGCTAATTCAACCTGAGCACAGATGCACAAAGGACTGTTATGAAGGAATTTTATCAGGAAGAAGTACAGTACAAGAAGCAGAGTTACAATACAACCTTTTGTTTAGTCCATGTTTCCATGTAATTTTGGAGGTCGATCATAGGATTGCATTGGGTATGAGTTCAATCAGGTGTTAATTGTTGTTCTCTATTAGCATGAATGGGGTTTGGCCAAATTGATGGGTATTTTTTACATTAGAGTGGTGTTGTGCTGGGACAAAAATTTGTTTCATATTCCCATGGTTTATtgagaaacaaatatttaaaatattgtcctatatttatatttcatcattttttttgttctttccCATGACcattttaaaatcaaaacatAGAACAAGCACTTTTGTGTTTCCAATCCTCCTTTCTTAGCAAACCAAACACACTCATCATATACACACACTGCACCTGGTTAAACTCTCACAAATATCATCAAATACAATAACCGTGTTTCACTTCCTCAAAAACAAACTACCATCCCTAGGTAAAATGCATGTAATTATGACTGGcaaatatatcaaaataacaGTCATCCTCAGCCAAAGGGGGTTCATTTACTTCAAATCCATAGATCtaattacaaactcaaaattcTCATCCTATAAGGCTACAAAACCCAAACAGAATCTTTAGCGAAGGAGAGAAATTTAGAGATTCCCCCAAAATGTTTAGAACTTTTTTTTTCCACGAAGAGACCAAAAGGAAAAGGGGTTATCtttatattttacaaatgtAATTAATAggattacaataattttaaaaagtttctCTTTTGAAATTTATTGGGGATAAAAGCAAATAGCAACCCATCAGAAAGCTTAACCATCAAAGAAGACTTAAAACTGACACAGGAAATCGTGTGAAAGATTCAGTACCAGGAGAGAAGACAGGAATCAAGGAACTCACATGGAATCTTCAATGACAAGACAGCTGGAGGGCTCAATGCCTAACCTCCTAGCAGCTTCAAGGAATCTAACACCACAAcacaaaatataaaagttttagGAGACGGAGATCTTTCAAAAGTAGTGATCAGGTGACCTCAGTAATCTAAGCTAGAGAATACATTACTGCATCTCACATTTCAGGGGAAGGTTTCCCTGTTCTTACTTCATCTCCACCGATTATAACAGAGAAAGAATTCTTCAATCCTGCAcgcaaagaaaataaaagaacaaaCAAGCCCATACTTACATTAACACACAAAACCAAAGGCAAAAGCAACAGAAGAAGCCAAAGGTTCCTGAAATAGACCAACCATCATGATATGATATTTTGGCTTCAACGTTTTGCCTTGGAGAGTTTGAGGCCAAGGCCATTGGAACTCCATGACTCTTCAAATGTTTAATCAATCGATTAGCACCAGGAAGTGCTTTAATGTTGCACCACCTAAAATGCCAATAGaacataaaatttaagaaaaaaatcccTCAGAAATTGGAAATACAAGCTCAATATCTCCGGCTCGAACAAAGATTTCAGACAAAAGATTACTAGTTTCATCTCAGGACAATGTATTAATAAATTTTCAG
The sequence above is a segment of the Phaseolus vulgaris cultivar G19833 chromosome 2, P. vulgaris v2.0, whole genome shotgun sequence genome. Coding sequences within it:
- the LOC137811974 gene encoding bifunctional riboflavin kinase/FMN phosphatase, with amino-acid sequence MSVAKKLIRCVILDLDGTLLNTDGIVGNVLKVLLGKYGKEWDGRETHKIIGTTPFEAAAAVVQEYELSCSTIEFLSEIAPLFSDQWCNIKALPGANRLIKHLKSHGVPMALASNSPRQNVEAKISYHDGLKNSFSVIIGGDEVRTGKPSPEIFLEAARRLGIEPSSCLVIEDSIPGVTAGKTAEMKVVAVPSLPKQSHLYTAADEVINSLLDLQLEKWGLPPFEDWVEGTLPLDPWYIGGPVVKGFGRGSKELGIPTANLSTKGYSDLLSEHPAGVYFGWAGLPARGVFKMVMSIGWNPYYNNKEKTIEPWLLHDFNENFYGEELRLVIVGYIRPEANFPSLESLVAKIHEDRRVAERALDLPSYSSFKNDSYLRSS
- the LOC137811973 gene encoding uncharacterized protein is translated as MEEENVVQSESNEANTNTNEEYSFPALRFEVSPHRTYHFHRQFITPSNPNNFHKAVKWSPDGSCFLTSSEDNTLRLFAPPGTESEAPVAASDDDSFAANVVMHEGESIHDFCWYPYMSSSDLVTNVFATTTRDHPIHLWDATSGQLRCTYRAYDAMDEITAAFSIAFNPAGNKIFAGYNKCIRMFDLHRPGRDFELYSTVKDKKEGQTGIISAVAFSPFHSGMLALGSYSQTAAIYREDNMEQLYLLHGQEGGITHVQFSKDGNYLYTGGRKDPYILCWDVRKSVDCVYKLYRSSENTNQRILFDIDPSGQHLGTGGQDGLVHIYDLKTGQWVSSFEAALDTVNGFSFHPFLPHAVSSSGHRRFVIPDDGDEELCLSGRENCVSVWTFCCDSMMDDDMKSNGSFNNQSESGYLD